One genomic segment of Panicum virgatum strain AP13 chromosome 2N, P.virgatum_v5, whole genome shotgun sequence includes these proteins:
- the LOC120663022 gene encoding disease resistance protein Pik-2-like isoform X2, with translation MDLVTGAMGNLAPKLYQLLQGEYELQKGVRKKLEFLDQELESIKPALDQVAQVPWDQHHTQVKVWARQMREASYDIEDLLDTFLVRVQGSEPVDQSKLKRALKKMGGLFGKAKARRDISSAIEDIKKQLQEVADRRDRYKIDEIVAKPADTSAIDPRLEAMYKEVTQLIGIDKSRGELLSMLSSPQGNEVSHEKMKIVSVVGVGGLGKTTLAKAVYDELKSQFDCGAFVPVGRNPDVKKVLRDILIDLDNKEFREPKYDILDVRQLINELKDFLQSKRTE, from the coding sequence ATGGATCTGGTGACGGGGGCGATGGGCAACCTCGCCCCCAAGCTGTACCAGCTGCTCCAAGGTGAATACGAGCTGCAGAAGGGTGTGAGGAAGAAGCTCGAGTTCCTCGATCAGGAGCTGGAGAGCATCAAGCCTGCCCTTGACCAGGTGGCACAAGTGCCGTGGGATCAGCATCACACGCAGGTCAAGGTCTGGGCGCGTCAGATGAGGGAGGCGTCCTACGACATAGAAGATCTGCTCGACACCTTCCTTGTGCGTGTCCAGGGTTCTGAGCCCGTTGACCAGAGCAAGCTCAAACGCGCCCTGAAGAAGATGGGTGGCCTGTTCGGAAAAGCCAAGGCTCGCCGTGACATTTCTAGTGCCATCGAAGACATCAAGAAGCAACTCCAGGAGGTGGCTGACCGGCGCGACAGGTACAAAATCGACGAGATTGTGGCCAAACCTGCTGACACTTCGGCAATTGATCCTCGTCTTGAGGCTATGTACAAAGAGGTGACTCAGCTCATTGGTATTGATAAGTCAAGAGGTGAGCTCCTATCAATGCTTTCGTCGCCCCAGGGGAATGAGGTGTCCCATGAGAAGATGAAGATAGTTTCAGTTGTCGGAGTTGGAGGATTGGGCAAGACAACTCTTGCCAAAGCAGTGTATGATGAGCTTAAATCGCAATTTGATTGTGGggcttttgttccggttggtaGAAATCCTGACGTGAAGAAAGTCCTAAGAGACATTCTTATAGATCTTGACAATAAAGAATTCAGGGAGCCGAAATATGATATATTGGACGTAAGGCAGCTCATCAA